From one Flavobacterium sp. N502536 genomic stretch:
- a CDS encoding prephenate dehydrogenase, translating into MKVYVIGIGLIGGSMVLDIKERHPNALIFGIDSNEKHLQEAIDLGVIDQEGHFEDLAGADFVIVSVPVDVALAVLPKVLDLVGDKTIVFEVGSTKKPICDAVASHPKRRNFIATHPIAGTEFSGPSAAIRGLFKGKTNIICEVEKTTFKLQEKALKLFAEIGMRIRYMDPVSHDKHIAYVSHLSHISSFMLGKTVMNKEKDEQDIFDMAGSGFESTVRLAKSSPAMWTPIFEQNKEYVLETLEAYISNLSRFRDLLKEEDYSAIFEEMESTNKIKEILNGLTIKK; encoded by the coding sequence ATGAAAGTATACGTAATAGGAATAGGGTTAATAGGAGGTTCAATGGTATTGGATATCAAGGAGCGACATCCGAATGCTCTTATTTTTGGAATTGACAGTAACGAAAAACACTTGCAGGAAGCAATTGATTTGGGTGTTATTGATCAGGAAGGACATTTTGAAGATTTGGCGGGAGCTGATTTTGTAATTGTTTCGGTTCCTGTAGATGTGGCACTTGCGGTTTTGCCTAAAGTACTGGATTTGGTGGGCGACAAAACAATCGTTTTTGAAGTGGGATCGACCAAAAAACCAATCTGTGATGCAGTGGCAAGCCACCCAAAGAGACGGAATTTTATTGCCACACATCCAATCGCCGGGACAGAGTTTTCAGGACCTTCGGCAGCGATTAGAGGTTTGTTTAAAGGAAAAACAAACATTATCTGCGAAGTGGAAAAAACCACTTTTAAACTGCAGGAGAAGGCTCTAAAGCTTTTCGCTGAAATAGGAATGAGGATACGTTATATGGATCCGGTTTCACACGACAAACATATTGCTTACGTTTCGCATTTGTCGCACATTAGTTCGTTTATGCTTGGGAAAACGGTAATGAATAAGGAAAAAGACGAACAGGATATTTTTGATATGGCGGGAAGCGGATTTGAGAGTACCGTTCGTTTGGCCAAGAGTTCACCGGCAATGTGGACGCCAATTTTTGAGCAGAATAAGGAGTATGTTTTGGAAACGTTAGAAGCATACATTTCAAATCTCAGTCGGTTTAGGGATTTGTTAAAAGAAGAAGATTACAGTGCCATTTTTGAAGAAATGGAAAGCACCAATAAAATTAAAGAGATACTAAACGGATTAACAATTAAAAAATAA
- a CDS encoding bifunctional 3-deoxy-7-phosphoheptulonate synthase/chorismate mutase type II, with protein MENKKEMRKWLEDFNLNHPLVIAGPCSAETEDQVLKIAHELKDSKVSVFRAGIWKPRTRPGGFEGVGEIGLKWLQKAKKETGLLMGTEVATAAHCKLALEHDIDVLWVGARTTANPFAVQEIADTLKGTDKIVLVKNPVNPDLALWLGGVERLHMAGIEKLGVIHRGFSTYEKTKYRNIPEWQIAIELQNKFPSLPLIIDPSHITGNRNMIFEVTQEALDLNYDGMIIETHYDPDNAWSDAAQQVTPDALKQIIKDLTIRKTDDTTDEYNQKMKKLRANIDVLDANLLELLGKRMKVADEIGQVKKDANVAILQNNRWNEILGKMILEGEKKGLTEEFVLRMFKAIHQESIGHQEKVFNA; from the coding sequence ATGGAAAATAAAAAAGAAATGAGAAAGTGGTTAGAAGATTTCAATTTAAATCACCCACTTGTGATTGCAGGACCATGTAGTGCAGAAACAGAAGATCAGGTATTGAAGATCGCACACGAATTGAAAGATTCAAAAGTGAGCGTATTCAGAGCGGGAATCTGGAAACCAAGAACGCGTCCGGGAGGATTTGAAGGTGTTGGAGAAATTGGTTTGAAATGGTTGCAAAAAGCAAAAAAAGAAACTGGTTTATTGATGGGGACTGAGGTAGCAACTGCAGCACACTGTAAATTGGCTTTAGAGCATGATATCGACGTATTATGGGTGGGTGCCCGTACTACTGCAAACCCTTTTGCGGTTCAGGAAATTGCTGATACTTTGAAAGGTACTGATAAAATCGTTTTGGTTAAAAACCCGGTAAACCCAGATTTAGCATTATGGTTAGGTGGTGTAGAACGTTTACATATGGCTGGAATCGAGAAATTAGGAGTAATTCACAGAGGATTTTCGACTTACGAAAAAACAAAATACAGAAACATTCCGGAATGGCAAATTGCGATCGAATTGCAAAATAAATTCCCTAGTTTACCATTAATCATCGACCCGTCACATATTACAGGAAATCGCAACATGATTTTTGAAGTAACACAAGAGGCTCTGGATTTGAATTACGACGGTATGATTATCGAAACGCATTACGATCCGGACAACGCCTGGTCTGATGCTGCTCAACAAGTGACTCCGGATGCTTTGAAGCAGATCATTAAAGATTTGACGATCAGAAAAACGGATGATACTACAGACGAGTACAACCAAAAAATGAAAAAATTAAGAGCGAATATTGACGTTTTGGATGCTAACTTATTAGAGTTACTAGGAAAACGTATGAAAGTAGCGGATGAAATCGGGCAGGTGAAAAAAGATGCAAACGTTGCAATTCTTCAAAACAACCGTTGGAATGAAATCCTTGGGAAAATGATTTTAGAAGGAGAGAAAAAAGGACTTACTGAAGAGTTTGTTTTGAGAATGTTCAAAGCAATTCACCAGGAAAGTATTGGTCACCAGGAAAAAGTATTCAATGCTTAA